A stretch of the Candidatus Limnocylindrales bacterium genome encodes the following:
- a CDS encoding phosphopantetheine-binding protein encodes MQTREQLHQEIKELIVEVLALEDVRPEEIETDAPLFIEGLGLDSIDALELAMGLEEKYGVLVTDDPERNEKIFASVSSLADFVTAERTR; translated from the coding sequence TTGCAGACGCGTGAGCAACTCCACCAGGAAATCAAAGAGCTGATCGTGGAGGTCCTGGCTCTGGAAGACGTCCGTCCCGAGGAGATCGAGACCGATGCGCCGCTGTTCATCGAAGGCCTCGGCCTCGATTCCATCGACGCGCTCGAGCTGGCGATGGGGCTGGAGGAGAAGTACGGCGTGCTCGTGACGGATGATCCCGAGCGCAACGAGAAGATCTTCGCGTCGGTTTCAAGCCTGGCCGATTTCGTCACCGCGGAGCGCACGCGATAG
- a CDS encoding acyl carrier protein: MTRNELLARLTEILVSEFELEAQSITPQARLVEDLDLDSIDGVSIAVRVEAQFGVVLSDEEIAAMTTVGDVLDALEKRLGGASAA; encoded by the coding sequence GTGACACGCAACGAGCTCCTCGCACGCCTGACCGAGATCCTGGTTTCGGAATTCGAGCTGGAAGCGCAGTCCATCACGCCGCAGGCGCGCCTGGTCGAGGACCTGGATCTGGACAGCATCGACGGGGTCAGCATCGCGGTGCGCGTCGAAGCGCAGTTCGGCGTGGTGCTCAGCGACGAGGAGATCGCCGCCATGACAACCGTCGGCGACGTGCTGGACGCCCTCGAAAAACGCCTCGGAGGCGCGTCGGCCGCGTGA
- a CDS encoding glycosyltransferase family 2 protein: MNVCLLIPHYDHARAIGPLLARLQKHGLPCIVVDDGSDDAAREVLHEQARLHPWLRLVLRDVNGGQGAAKRTGYRAARQAGFSHSIELDADGQHDTDDIPRFLELIRRHPHAFVMGVPVFGDDVPRSRLWGRQLSRGLVWAACASRAIVDPLCGYRALPLATALAVIERWHTGDRMSFDPEFAVRMYWSGAPILTVPTRVSYPTDGVSHFDMVRDNLRLAGTYARLLAELPLAAPGIIAARRRARRLMQQDRGELAAGVSQER, translated from the coding sequence GTGAACGTCTGCCTGCTGATTCCGCACTACGATCATGCGCGCGCCATCGGGCCGCTCCTTGCGCGCCTGCAGAAGCACGGCCTGCCGTGCATCGTCGTCGACGACGGCAGCGACGATGCGGCCCGCGAGGTCCTGCACGAGCAGGCGAGACTTCATCCGTGGCTGCGCCTGGTGCTGCGCGACGTCAACGGCGGGCAGGGCGCCGCCAAGCGCACCGGCTACCGCGCCGCGCGGCAGGCCGGCTTCAGCCACAGCATCGAGCTCGACGCCGACGGCCAGCACGACACCGACGACATCCCGCGCTTCCTCGAGCTCATCCGCAGGCACCCTCACGCGTTCGTGATGGGCGTGCCGGTGTTCGGCGACGACGTTCCGCGCAGCCGGCTGTGGGGACGGCAGCTGTCGCGCGGCCTGGTCTGGGCAGCGTGCGCGTCGCGCGCCATCGTCGATCCGCTCTGCGGCTACCGCGCCCTGCCGCTGGCGACGGCGCTCGCCGTCATCGAGCGGTGGCACACCGGCGACCGCATGAGCTTCGACCCCGAGTTCGCGGTGCGCATGTACTGGTCGGGCGCGCCCATCCTGACGGTGCCCACACGCGTCTCGTACCCCACCGACGGCGTCTCGCACTTCGACATGGTCAGGGACAATCTCCGGCTTGCCGGAACGTACGCGCGCCTGCTGGCCGAGCTGCCGCTGGCGGCGCCGGGCATCATCGCGGCGCGGCGGCGCGCAAGACGGCTGATGCAGCAGGACAGGGGCGAGCTCGCCGCCGGCGTGTCGCAGGAACGATGA
- a CDS encoding AMP-binding protein — MSRPLSELLVRSGDAATPVAFGAEGSRTLADLAADATALARRLGGRRDARWLVDSEDGYRVAVTVIAAGIAGARAALPPNLQPGTIGGLAADCAVVLSSERRGSVAGTEVVDPLEPARCEVRDGGGGVASLDRDAPLVELFTSGTSGAGKRVIKSLRHLEDEVVTLERELAAPAALDPASPVLATASPRHLYGLLFRVLWPLAYGRPFLRTSLLLPDELLQQAAATGRRVALVSTPAHLRHLVACPRLPAAAASIAAVFSSGGPLEEATARALEAVLGQAPIEIFGSTETGGVAYRRTCSAQPQPPWQTMPAVRVHLDSKSQLVVESPFVTAPEGEDVTACTFTMGDRAELVAGGFRLAGRTDRVAKIGEKTFSLPALEEDLRQHPWVESAAAATYGDKTGLRIGALVVLSRQGRLALAQNGRRLAQGELAEHLARTWDRLALPRRWRFAERLPFDERGKLAAAAVQAELTAAAPQVLAPVVLSEKRDETALERELVVPRDLAFLEGHYEAFPLVQGVVQIEWAMRALADLLGSMPAVARMEAVKFKDVLRPAQTFTLRLVLDAASARADFTLADGARTFSSGRVVLAAAAEARV; from the coding sequence GTGAGCCGGCCGCTCTCGGAGCTGCTCGTCCGCTCAGGCGATGCCGCCACGCCGGTGGCGTTCGGCGCCGAAGGCTCTCGCACGCTCGCCGATCTGGCCGCGGATGCGACCGCACTGGCACGCAGGCTCGGCGGTCGGCGCGACGCGCGCTGGCTCGTCGACAGCGAGGACGGTTACCGCGTGGCGGTGACGGTGATCGCGGCAGGAATCGCCGGCGCGCGCGCCGCTCTTCCTCCCAACCTGCAGCCGGGAACGATCGGCGGCCTCGCGGCCGACTGCGCGGTCGTGCTTTCCAGCGAGCGGCGCGGCAGCGTCGCGGGCACCGAGGTCGTCGATCCGCTCGAGCCCGCACGATGCGAGGTGCGCGATGGCGGAGGTGGCGTTGCGAGCCTCGACCGCGACGCTCCGCTGGTGGAGCTGTTCACCTCGGGAACCAGCGGCGCCGGCAAGCGCGTCATCAAGTCCCTGCGGCATCTCGAGGACGAGGTCGTCACGCTCGAGCGCGAGCTGGCCGCACCAGCCGCACTCGATCCCGCGTCGCCCGTGCTGGCGACGGCCTCGCCCCGCCATCTCTACGGCCTGCTGTTCCGGGTGCTGTGGCCGCTGGCATACGGCCGGCCATTCCTTCGCACGAGCCTGCTGCTGCCGGACGAGCTGCTGCAGCAGGCGGCGGCAACCGGCCGCCGTGTGGCGCTGGTGTCGACGCCCGCTCATCTGCGGCACCTCGTGGCGTGTCCGCGTCTTCCTGCAGCGGCCGCGTCCATCGCTGCCGTCTTCTCCTCGGGCGGCCCGCTGGAGGAAGCCACGGCGCGCGCACTCGAGGCCGTGCTCGGCCAGGCACCCATCGAGATCTTCGGGTCCACCGAAACCGGCGGCGTCGCGTACCGCCGCACCTGCTCGGCGCAACCGCAGCCGCCGTGGCAGACGATGCCGGCGGTGCGCGTGCATCTGGACTCGAAGTCGCAACTGGTCGTCGAGTCCCCATTCGTCACCGCGCCCGAAGGCGAAGACGTCACTGCGTGCACGTTCACGATGGGCGACCGCGCCGAGCTGGTCGCGGGAGGATTTCGTCTAGCGGGGCGCACCGATCGCGTTGCCAAGATCGGCGAGAAGACATTCTCGCTGCCGGCGCTCGAGGAGGACTTGCGGCAGCATCCGTGGGTCGAGAGCGCGGCGGCGGCCACCTACGGCGACAAGACCGGCCTGCGTATCGGAGCGCTGGTCGTGTTGTCGCGCCAGGGCCGGCTCGCGCTCGCGCAGAACGGCCGCCGCCTTGCGCAGGGCGAGCTGGCCGAGCACCTGGCACGAACGTGGGACCGCCTGGCGCTGCCGCGACGCTGGCGCTTCGCCGAGCGCCTTCCGTTCGACGAACGCGGCAAGCTCGCCGCCGCGGCGGTGCAGGCCGAGCTGACGGCGGCGGCGCCGCAGGTGCTGGCGCCGGTCGTGCTGTCCGAGAAACGCGATGAGACCGCGCTCGAGCGCGAGCTGGTCGTGCCGCGCGATCTGGCCTTCCTCGAAGGCCACTACGAGGCGTTCCCGCTGGTGCAGGGAGTGGTGCAGATCGAATGGGCGATGCGCGCGCTGGCCGACCTGCTCGGGAGCATGCCGGCGGTGGCGCGCATGGAAGCGGTCAAGTTCAAGGACGTGCTGCGACCGGCGCAGACGTTCACGCTGCGCCTCGTGCTCGATGCTGCGTCGGCGCGCGCGGATTTCACGCTTGCCGACGGTGCGCGCACGTTCTCGAGCGGTCGCGTCGTCCTGGCGGCTGCGGCGGAGGCGCGCGTGTGA
- a CDS encoding FAD-dependent monooxygenase, with protein MKWDVAILGGGFAGQMLARQLVRTQPGLRIGVFERSTETSFKVGEATVEIGANYLVRRQGLLRYMYDHHYPKNGLRYFFDNEERNAPLESLSEIGPINLPFHAAFQIDRARIEKDLAVMNADAGIEVRSGVVARPVDVRDDGGEHRFSVESGSGTEQHTARWLVDASGRAELIARAKGLRVREEGHRIGSVWGRFENVVDIDSYGPPSFRERVRHSVRGLSTVHFWYPGYWIWFIPLRGGITSVGAVGLSAEQIARVRTIEGFRSFLDSHGAVRTLLRGATAVDIGSYTQIAYGTRQFFSTGRWGLTGEAATSADPLYSPGTDFIALENDFLTDLITRDMGGATAKEMAERTMLYNDFVQLRHEATLALYRGQYADSGSFELSRVKWDLDIASYFNLWVTPYMCDEHLDRMWLKRQLRMKPLILSALNNFGELFCEVARTLRRDGRFFAKNLGHFSYGLENIDFISEVGLPRSRKRVLEKQAQIFNTVRCSALELLGRHEAARPMQPLPLTAFVGDQPML; from the coding sequence ATGAAGTGGGACGTTGCCATCCTCGGCGGCGGCTTTGCCGGGCAGATGCTGGCGCGCCAGCTCGTGCGCACGCAGCCGGGCCTGCGCATCGGCGTCTTCGAGCGCTCCACCGAGACCAGCTTCAAGGTCGGAGAGGCCACCGTCGAGATCGGTGCCAACTATCTGGTGCGGCGCCAGGGCCTGCTGCGCTACATGTACGACCACCACTATCCGAAGAACGGCCTGCGCTACTTCTTCGACAACGAGGAGCGCAACGCGCCGCTGGAGAGCCTGAGCGAGATCGGGCCGATCAATCTGCCCTTCCACGCCGCCTTCCAGATCGATCGCGCACGCATCGAGAAGGACCTGGCCGTCATGAACGCCGACGCGGGCATCGAGGTGCGAAGCGGCGTGGTCGCCCGCCCGGTCGACGTGCGCGACGACGGCGGCGAGCACCGCTTCAGCGTCGAGAGCGGCTCGGGGACCGAGCAGCACACGGCCCGGTGGCTCGTCGATGCCAGCGGGCGCGCCGAGCTGATCGCGCGCGCCAAGGGCCTGCGGGTGCGCGAGGAAGGCCATCGCATCGGCTCGGTGTGGGGCCGCTTCGAGAACGTCGTCGACATCGACAGCTACGGGCCGCCTTCGTTTCGCGAGCGCGTGCGCCACTCGGTGCGCGGCCTTTCCACCGTGCACTTCTGGTATCCCGGCTACTGGATCTGGTTCATCCCGCTGCGCGGCGGCATCACCAGCGTCGGCGCCGTCGGCCTGAGCGCCGAACAGATCGCGAGGGTGCGGACCATCGAGGGCTTTCGCTCGTTCCTGGACAGTCACGGCGCGGTGCGCACGCTTCTGCGCGGCGCGACCGCCGTCGACATCGGCAGCTACACGCAGATCGCCTATGGCACGCGCCAGTTCTTCAGCACGGGACGCTGGGGCCTGACCGGCGAGGCCGCGACCTCCGCCGATCCGCTCTACAGCCCGGGCACCGACTTCATCGCGCTCGAGAACGATTTCCTCACCGACCTGATCACGCGCGACATGGGCGGCGCCACGGCCAAGGAGATGGCCGAGCGCACGATGCTCTACAACGACTTCGTGCAGCTTCGGCACGAGGCGACGCTGGCGCTGTACCGCGGCCAGTATGCCGACTCGGGCAGCTTCGAGCTGTCGCGCGTCAAGTGGGACCTCGACATCGCTTCCTACTTCAACCTGTGGGTGACGCCGTACATGTGCGACGAGCACCTCGACCGGATGTGGCTCAAGCGCCAGCTGCGCATGAAGCCGCTGATCCTGAGCGCGCTCAACAACTTCGGCGAGCTCTTCTGCGAGGTGGCGCGTACGCTGCGGCGGGACGGGCGCTTCTTCGCCAAGAACCTCGGCCACTTCTCCTACGGACTGGAGAACATCGACTTCATCAGCGAGGTGGGCCTTCCCCGCTCGCGCAAGCGCGTGCTGGAGAAGCAGGCGCAGATCTTCAACACGGTGCGCTGCAGCGCGCTGGAGCTGCTCGGCCGCCACGAGGCGGCCCGGCCCATGCAGCCGCTGCCGCTGACGGCGTTCGTCGGCGATCAGCCGATGCTGTGA
- the fabG gene encoding 3-oxoacyl-ACP reductase FabG has protein sequence MQTSSRRRVLVTGASGGIGAAIALALARDGFDVVVHFRSGVDAAAATAAAIESATGSAPRLLRFDVADREATGAALAAELAEAGPFWGVVANAGIHADAPLPAMKPEAWDSVLRTNLDGFYNLVQPLVMPMVRARRGGRIVAISSIAGIAGNRGQANYAASKAGVIAAAKSVAQELAKRAITVNCVAPGLIDTDMIAGAPVEEITRMIPMKRLGRPEEVAATVAFLFSEGASYITGQVISVNGGML, from the coding sequence ATGCAGACTAGCTCCAGACGGCGAGTGCTGGTGACCGGAGCCAGCGGCGGAATCGGCGCGGCCATCGCGCTGGCGCTCGCGCGCGACGGCTTCGACGTCGTCGTGCACTTCCGCTCCGGCGTCGACGCCGCCGCCGCCACCGCCGCCGCGATCGAGAGCGCGACCGGCAGCGCGCCTCGCCTCCTGCGCTTCGACGTGGCCGATCGCGAGGCCACGGGCGCAGCGCTGGCGGCCGAGCTGGCCGAGGCGGGACCCTTCTGGGGCGTCGTGGCCAATGCCGGCATTCACGCGGACGCGCCGCTGCCGGCGATGAAGCCGGAGGCATGGGACAGCGTGCTGCGCACCAACCTGGACGGCTTCTACAATCTCGTGCAGCCTCTGGTCATGCCCATGGTGCGCGCACGCCGCGGAGGACGCATCGTCGCCATCTCCTCCATCGCCGGCATCGCCGGCAACCGCGGGCAGGCCAACTACGCCGCCTCCAAGGCCGGCGTGATCGCCGCTGCCAAATCCGTGGCGCAGGAGCTGGCCAAGCGCGCGATCACGGTCAACTGCGTCGCGCCCGGCCTGATCGACACCGACATGATCGCCGGCGCGCCGGTCGAAGAGATCACCAGGATGATCCCGATGAAGCGCCTCGGGCGGCCCGAAGAAGTCGCCGCGACGGTCGCATTCCTGTTCTCCGAAGGCGCCTCCTACATCACCGGCCAGGTCATCTCGGTCAATGGCGGCATGCTGTGA